In Porites lutea chromosome 9, jaPorLute2.1, whole genome shotgun sequence, a single window of DNA contains:
- the LOC140948500 gene encoding uncharacterized protein — MDRLGNTDWCECGMCQTMPSVPESVCCHEIGQIWQKIEEQTEVQMSCITEHPGFQSTCLDVWVLETAYYAYRQQHGTDSHRGHEKFRYIAYRQLVRWCWGYLGRKVRVALPSCAVNKIRQRFPADFGTSYTGLKPPNLQ, encoded by the exons ATGGATCGTCTTGGCAACACAGACtg GTGTGAGTGTGGAATGTGTCAGACGATGCCTTCAGTACCCGAAAGCGTATGTTGTCATGAAATAGggcaaatatggcaaaaaattGAAGAGCAGACGGAGGTCCAAATGTCCTGTATTACAGAGCATCCAGGATTTCAGTCTACTTGCTTGGATGTGTGGGTCCTTGAAACGGCGTATTATGCATATAGGCAACAACATGGCACGGACAGTCATAGAGGGCACGA AAAATTTCGCTACATCGCTTATCGCCAACTTGTGCGATGGTGTTGGGGATATCTTGGCAGAAAAGTAAGAGTGGCGCTCCCTTCCTGTGCGGTAAACAAAATACGCCAAAGATTTCCTGCGGATTTTGGCACCTCCTACACTGGTTTAAAGCCACCAAACCTACAATAA